CTATGGCCAGACCGAGGTGACGCGCGACCTCTATGCCGAACTGGACCGGATCGGTGCCCCGGTGATCCATGGCGCCGAGGAGGTGCAGATCCACGGCGCCGATACCGATGCGCCGCATGTCACCTTTCGCCAGGGCGGGCAGGGGCGGCGGATCGACTGTGGTCATATCGCCGGTTGCGACGGGTTCCATGGGGTCAGCCGGCAGACCATTCCCGCCGCCATCCGGCAGGAGTATGAACATGTCTACCCCTTCGGCTGGCTGGGCATCCTGTCGGAAACCGCGCCGGTGCATCCCGAACTGGTCTATGCCGGACACGAACGCGGCTTTGCCCTGTGTTCGATGCGCAACCCGCATCTCAGCCGGCATTACCTGCAAGTCCCCCTGACCGACCGGCCCGAGGATTGGACCGATGACGCCTTCTGGGACGAGTTGCGCCGCCGCCTGCCGCCCGATCTGGCCGACGGGCTGGAGACCGGCCCCAGCATCGAAAAGTCGGTGGCGCCGCTGCGCAGCTTCATTTCCGAACCCATGCGCTGGGGGCGGCTGTTCCTGGCCGGCGATGCCGCGCATATCGTGCCGCCAACCGGGGCCAAGGGGCTGAACCTGGCCGCATCGGACGTGCATTACCTGTCGCGCGCGCTGATCGCGCATCGTCAGGGCGACGACAGCCTGCTGGACAGCTATTCCGCCACCGCGCTGGCGCGGGTCTGGAAAGCCTCGCGGTTTTCCTGGCAGATGACACGGATGCTGCACCGCTTTCCCGACGAAGGGCCGTTCCTGGCCCGCATGCAGGCGGCGGAAACCGGCTGGCTGGCGGGGTCACGGGCCGGGCAGACCGCGCTGGCCGAGAACTATGTCGGCCTGCCCTGGTAGCGCCCGACAATCCTGACCGTGCAGGTGCGGAATCACGTTTGCTTGAAAAGCAGGCAGTGACGGCTGGCAGGTGCGGCAGAGATATGACAGGTTTTCACGTGACGTTGATGGCAGCTTGCGAACCCACCCCGGTCAGCCGTATATCCTCGGCTGAGTCGTGCCGCGTCGCGCACGGGCAAGTGCTGGGTTTCACGTCCTAAATGACTACCGTCGATCCCTCGATCGCCCGCTTGTCCCGCCGTCAGCTGCTTGCCACGGCCGCTGCGCTGTCGGCAGTTGTCCCGCTGACCGCGTTTGCCCAGCAAAGTGGCATTGCGCCCGCTGCACCGCAGCAATTCTCGTTCGACCTGCTGACCGAGGAAATGCGCCAGATCGCGACCCTTCCCTATCAGGCGGCGCCCAATGCGCAGGGGCTGCTGGCCGATCTGGACTATGACGATTACCGCCTTGTCAGCTTCCGCCCCGACCGCATGCGCTGGCAGGCCGACAATGCGGGCTGGTCGCTGGCCGCCTTTCCGATGGGCTGGTTGTTCAAGGAACCCGTGATCCTGTACGAGGTTGTCGGGGCCGAGGCGCGCGAGCTGCGCTTCAGCACCGAGGATTTCGAATATCTGAACGATCTGGCCACCCGCGTTCCGCCGATGACGGAACTGCCGGGCGTGGCCGGGTTCCGCCTGCACCACCCGCTGAACCGCCCCGACGTGATGGACGAGGTGGTAGCCTTTATCGGTGCCAGCTATTTCCGCGCGCTGGGGCGCGGGTCGGCCTATGGCGCCTCGGCCCGCGGGCTGGCGGTGAACACGGCAACCGCGCGGGGCGAGGAATTCCCCCGGTTCTCGCGGTTCTACATCGAACGCGGCACCTCGCCCGACAGCATCACCATCTATGCCCGGCTGAACAGCCCCAGCGTGACCGGCGCCTATCGGTTCGTGCTGTTCCCCGGCGCCGATACCGTGATGGAGGTGACGGCCCGCCTGTTCTTCCGCGCCGATGTGCAGGAACTGGGCATTGCGCCGCTGACCTCGATGTTCATGTTCTCGGAAAAGAACCGGGCCGAATTCGACGATTTCCGCCCCAACGTGCATGACAGCGACGGGCTGCGCATCGTGCGGGCCGACGGGCAGGTGATCTGGCGCCCGCTGAACAACCCGCCCCGGCTGACCGGCAGCTATTTCCCCGAAGCCGCGCCGCGCCGCTTTGGCCTGCACCAGCGCGACCGGCGGTTCGAAAGCTATCAGGATACCGAAGCGCAGTATCACCTGCGCCCGTCCGTCGATGTGGAACCGATGGGCGACTGGGGCAAGGGATTCGTCCGCCTGGTCGAAATCCCCTCGGAATCCGAGGCGAACGACAACATCGTCGCCTACTGGCTGCCCGAAACCCCGGCCAAGGCCGGCGATGCGCGCGAATTTGCCTACCGGCTGCACTGGGGCGACCTGCCGCTTGATCCGGCCAGCCGCCTTGCCCATGTGGTGGAAACCCGCGCAGGCCATGGTGGCGTGGCGGGCGGCCCGGCCCAGGAAAACGAACGCAAGTTCGTCATCGACTTTGGCGGCGGGGTTCTTGGCACCCTGGGTGCCGATGCACGGCTGGATCCCACCATCTCGGTCAGCAATGGCCAGGTGCTGGAAACCGTGCTGCAACATATCCCGGAAACCGGGGCATGGCGTCTGGTCATCGACGTATCGGCCGAACGTGACGCCGTCGTGGAATTGTCCGCCCATCTGGTGGGGTACGGACGCAGAGTGACTGAAACCTGGCTGTATCAGTGGATCAACGCGCAATGACCGACCTTTCGGCACGCTTCCCCCTGGACCCCGACCTGACCGCGGTGCCGCGCGGGGCCCTGCCCGATGCGCCCCTGGCCATGCCCACTCAGGTGCTGGAAGCATCGCCCGGCCGCTGGCTGGCCGCGCTGACCGCACCCCTGCGGCTGCTGCATCTGCCGTCCCGCGGGGTCTGACCCATGTCCACCACCGGACCGGGCCTGCGGGTGATCATCATCCGCACGGTACTGCTGTCTCTCAGCATCGGACTGGGGCTGGTGGGGTTTGGGCTGTTCCTGCGCTATGGCGCGGCCGACGGGCTGGATCCGATGGACTGGGTGCGATCCACCCTGATCTTCGTGTCCACCTTCTGGCTGGCCTGGGGCGCGGTGCAGGCGCTGGCGGGCCTGACCACGCGCCCGCCAAAGGTGCCCCGGACCGAAGGCGATCTCGCCTCGCGCGCCGTGGTGCTGATGCCGGTCTACAACGAGGAGCCCGAGATCACCTTTGCCCGCGTCGCCGCCATCGACGCCTCGTTGCGGGCAACGGGCCAGGGCGACAGGTTCCATCTGGCGATCCTGTCCGATACCCGCGACGAAAACGTTGCCGCCGCCGAACGCCGCTGGTTCCAGCGCCTGCTGGATGAAACGGCCGGCGACGGCCGCATCTTCTACCGCCGGCGGGAAAACAACCGCGGCCGCAAGGCCGGCAACATCGAGGAATTCTTTACCCGGTCGGGCGCCGCCTATGATTTCGCGGTGATCCTCGATGCCGACAGCCTGATGGAAGGCGAAACCCTGGTCGAGCTTGTCCGCCGGATGGAGGCCGCGCCCGATGTCGGCCTGATCCAGACCCTGCCGGTGATCGTCAACGCGAAATCCCGCTTCAGCCGTATCCAGCAATTCTCGGCCGCGTTCTATTCGCCGATCTTCTGCCGGGGCCTTGCGATGATGCAGGGCCGCACCGGGCCGTTCTGGGGCCACAACGCCATCGTCCGGGTGCGCGCCTTTGCCGAAAGCTGCGGCCTGCCCGAACTGCGCGGCCGCCCGCCGTTCGGCGGCCATATCCTCAGCCATGACTATGTCGAGGCCGCCTTGCTGGCCCGCGCCGGCTGGACCGTGCGGGTGGACGAGGATCTGTCGGGCAGCTACGAGGAAACGCCCGAAAACATGGTGCTGCACGCCAGGCGCGACCGCCGCTGGTGCCAGGGCAACCTGCAACATTCCCGCCTGCTGCTGGCCCCCGGCCTGAAACCCTGGAGCCGCTTTGTGTTTCTGCAAGGCATCCTGTCGTATCTCTCGCCGGTGTTCTGGCTGGCCTTCCTGCTCGCCTCGATCTTTTCGCCGCTGTTCGCCCCGCCGATCGACTATTTCCCGATCCGCGGCTGGTCTTTCCCGGTGATCCCGGTGTCCGAGGCGTCCAAGGCGCTGGTGCTGGCGGTGATGGTATTCGGCCTGCTGTTCCTGCCCAAGCTGCTGATCCTGCTGGATGCCGCCATCCGGGGCCGCGCCCGCAGCTTTGGCGGCGCCATGGCGGCCACCGGATCGGTGCTGTCGGAACTGCTGTTTTCCGCCATCGCGGCGCCGGTGTTCCTGATGTTCAACACCCGGTCGGTGTTCCAGGTGGTGGCAGGCATCGACGGCGGCTGGCCGGCACAATCGCGCGGCGATGGCTCGCTGACCCTGACCGAGGCCTGGGCGGCCGGGCACTGGATCGTGACGACCGGGGTTCTGGGCATCGGGCTGGCGGTCTGGCTGTCGCCGGCGCTGGTGATCTGGCTGTTGCCGGTGATGCTGCCGATGGCGCTGGCGCCGCTGGTGCTGTGGTGGTCCTCGCGCCCCGGCGACCCGGGCCGCTACCTGACCCCGCCGGAAACCGCGACGCCCGCCATCCTGACCCTGCACCGCGGCTGGCTGGTGCGCTGGGGCGCCCTGCCCGAATCCGTCGCCGCCTGACCCCCGGAAAGGAGCCCGCCATGGCCAAGGCCATCCATTCGATGATCCGCGTGCTGGACGAGGCGCGCTCGCTGGCCTTCTATCGCACGGCCTTCGGGCTCGATGTGGCGGAACGGCTGGATTTCCCCGATTTCACGCTGGTCTATCTGTCGAACGCCGAAAGCACGTTCGAACTGGAACTGACCATCAACAAGGGCCGGACCGACGCCTATGAGCTGGGCGACGGCTATGGCCACCTGGCCGTGTCGGTGACCGACCTGGCCGCCGAACATGCCCGCCTGACCGCTGCGGGGCTGGAGCCGCGCAAGTTGGTGGATTTCGCCCCCGGCGGCACGGTGATCGCGCGGTTCTTCTTCATCGCCGATCCCGACGGCTACCAGATCGAGGTGCTGGAGCGCGCCGGCCGCTATCTGTGATGCGGGGGGCTGGGGGGCCGTCTGCCCCCCTCTGGCCCGTGCCGGGCCATTCACCCCCCGAGGATATTTGGGTCAAAGCGAAACGGGGCCGTGCGGCAGGTCTCAGGGCCGGCCGGGCTGTTCCAGCAGCCAGTTCTGGAAATCCTGCGCGGCCGGGTTGGTCTGGTGGCCTTCGGGCAGGATGATGTAATAGCTGGTTTCGGTCGGCATCGGCTGGTCGAACAGCTGCACCAGATCGCCGCGCTGGGTTTCCTGTTCGATCAGGTAGGATGGCAGCAGCCCCACGCCCAGCCCCGCCTGCACCGCCGCGATGATCATCTGGAACTGGTCGAACCGCGTGCCGCGCCAGGGATCGCCGCCCTGATGGCCAAAGCGTTCGCACCACTGCGACCACAGACCCGGCCGCCCGGTCAGGTGCAACAGATGCGCCCCTGCCAGATCGGGCGCCCCCCCGGCCGACAGATCCGCCGCCACCGCGCGGCTGGCCACCGGCACCACCAGTTCCGAACACAGGAACGTCGCCACCCCGCCCGGCCAGACCGGCTGGCCATAGTGGATCACCAGATCAACCGCCTCGTCCTGAAAGCTGAAGGGGCGGTCGCGCGATTCCAGTGTCAGGACCACATCGGGGTGGCGCGCCAGGAACTGGCCCAGCCGCGGCACCAGCCAGCGCGAGCCAAAGGTGGGCAGTGTCGCCACCCGCAGCCGCCGCGCCCGCGGCCCCACGCTGCGCGCGCCCAGCATCAGGCGTTCGGCGCCGGCCAGCAGCTCGCGCACCTCGGGCAGCAGGCTGGCGCCGGCATCCGACAGCACCACGCGCTTGCGGATGCGTTCGAACAGGCTCAGCCCCGTCTGTTCCTCCAGTTCGCGCACCTGCCGGCTGACCGCGCTTTGCGTCAGGTTCAGCTCCTCGGCCGCGCGCGAGAAATTGCCGTGGCGGGCCGCGCATTCAAAGGTTTGCAGCAGGCCCATGTCGGGCAGCAGGGCGCGGCGCATGGCCATGGGTTCATTCCGCTATGGCATCAACTTGCGCCAAAGTCTCACGAGACAGGGATCAACTCAAGACCTATGTTGCAGGCGCAGAATAACCCTCCGACTCATGGTCCTCCTCCCATGCCCAAGCCCCATGTCTCCGCGGATGTGATCCGCAGCCGTTTTTCCGCCGCCATGTCGGCCATGTATCGTAACGAGGTGCCGGCCTATGGCACGCTGATGGATCTGGTCGGGCAGGTGAACGCCCGGGTGCTGGCCGCCGATCCGGCCGAGGCCGCGCGGCTGGCCGCGAACGACGATCTGGCCCGCATTTCCGAAGAACGCCATGGCGCGATCCGGGTGGGCACGGCGCAGGAACTGTTCACCATCCGCCGCCTGTTTGCCGTGATGGGCATGTTCCCCGTCGGCTACTACGACCTGTCCGAGGCGGGCGTGCCGGTGCATTCCACCGCCTTCCGCCCGGTGGGCGAAGCCGCGCTGAAGGTGAACCCGTTCCGCGTGTTCACCTCGCTTCTGCGGCTGGAACTGATCGGGGACGAGGCGCTGCGGGCCGAGGCCGGGGCGATTCTGGCCGAACGCCAGATCTTTACCCCCGGTTGCCTTGACCTGATCGCCCGGGCCGAGGCCGAAGGCGGGCTGTCCGATGCCGATGCCACCCGGTTCGTGGCCGAGGCGCTGGAAACCTTCCGCTGGCAGCCGCGCGCCAATGTCAGCGTCGAGATGTACAAGCGCCTGCACGATGCCCACCGGCTGATCGCCGATGTGGTGTCGTTCAAGGGCCCGCACATCAACCACCTGACCCCGCGCACGCTGGACATCGACGCGGTGCAACAGCTGATGCCGGCCCATGGCATCACCCCCAAGGCCGTGGTCGAAGGCCCGCCCACCCGCAAATGCCCGATCCTGCTGCGCCAGACCTCGTTCAAGGCGCTGGAGGAGCCGGTGGATTTCCGCATCGCCGACGGCTGGGCCCAGGGCTCGCACACCGCGCGATTTGGCGAAATCGAGCAGCGCGGCATCGCGCTGACCCCGCGGGGCCGGGCGCTGTATGACAAACTGCTGACCGACAGCCGCAAGGTGGCCCGCCCGGCCGCCGATGGCTCGAACGCCGGCGACTACAGGGATGCGCTGTCCGCCACCTTCGCCGATTTCCCCGACGACTGGGACAGCCTGCGCCGCGACGGGCTGGGCTATTTCACCTACAGCCTGACCGACAAGGGTCTGGCCAGCCAGGGCGCCGATACCGACGATATCGAGGCGCTGCTGGCCAAGGGCCTGGTCCGGTTCGACCCCGTGGTCTATGAAGATTTCCTGCCGGTTTCGGCCGCAGGCATCTTCCAGTCCAACCTGGGCGACGGCGCCGCGCAGGATTTCGTCGCCAGCCCCAACCAGCAACGTTTCGAATCCGATCTGGGGGCAGCCGTCCTCAACGAATTCGCGCATTATGCCGCCATCGAATCCGCCTCGCGTCAGGCCTGCCTGCGGGCCCTGTCGGCTCGCCGCGCCGGCTGATCATTCCAGGGAGAGAGACATGACCAAGAACCTGACCGTTTCGCAGGAAGCCGCCGAGATCCTCGCCCGTCTGGGTGTCGACAAGGCCGCCTATACCGGGGGCACGCTGGCCTCGTTCTCGCCCGTGACGGGCGAACAGATTGCCGCCCTGCCGGTGGCCTCGGTCGCCGATGTGAGCAAGGCCGTCGATCTGGCGCACGAGGCGTTCAAGACCTGGCGCCTGGTCCCCGCGCCGCGCCGGGGCGAGCTGATCCGCCTGCTGGGCGAGGAACTGCGCGCCGCCAAGGCCGATCTGGGCCGTCTGGTGTCGATCGAGGCCGGCAAGATCATTTCCGAAGGCCTGGGCGAAGTGCAGGAGATGATCGACATCTGCGACTTTGCCGTGGGTCTGTCGCGCCAGCTCTATGGCCTGACGATTGCCACCGAACGCCCCGGCCACCGCATGATGGAAACCTGGCATCCGCTGGGCGTGGTCGGCGTGATTTCGGCCTTCAACTTCCCCGTCGCGGTGTGGTCGTGGAACAGCGCGCTGGCGCTGGTCTGCGGCAACCCGGTGGTGTGGAAACCGTCGGAAAAAACCCCGCTGACCGCCCTTGCCAGCCAGGCCATCTTCGACCGCGCCGCCAAGCGGTTCGGAGAGGTTCCGGCCGGTCTCAGCCAGGTGCTGATCGGCGCGGGAGAGGTGGGCAATGCGCTGGTGGAAAACCACAAGGTGCCGCTGATTTCCGCCACCGGATCCACCCGGATGGGCCGCATCGTGGGGCCCAAGGTTGCCGGCCGCTTTGGCCGCAGCATTCTGGAACTGGGCGGCAACAACGCGGGCATCGTCACCCCGTCGGCCGATCTGGACATGGCGCTGCGCGCCATCGCCTTTGGCGCCATGGGCACCGCCGGCCAGCGCTGCACCACCATGCGCCGCCTGTTCGTGCACGAGTCGGTCTATGACAAGCTCGTGCCGCGGCTGAAAAAAGCCTATACCTCGGTCTCCATCGGCAACCCGCTGTCGTCGAACGCGCTGGTCGGCCCGCTGGTCGACAAGCTGGCCTTTGATGCGATGAACGGCGCGCTGGAGGCCTCCAAGGCCGTGGGCGGCGTGGTCACCGGCGGCGAACGCGCCGCGGTCGAAGGCGACAAGGCCTATTACGTGCGCCCCGCCATCGTGGAACTGCCCGACCACAAGGGCCCGGTGCTGGAGGAAACCTTTGCCCCGATCCTCTATGTGATGAAGTATTCCGATTTCGACACCGTGCTGGACCAGCACAACGCCGTGGGTGCCGGCCTGTCGTCGTCGATCTTCACCACCGACCTGCGCGAGATGGAAACCTTCCTGTCGGCCCGCGGGTCGGATTGCGGGATTGCCAACGTCAACATCGGCACCTCGGGCGCGGAAATCGGCGGGGCCTTCGGCGGTGAAAAGGAAACCGGCGGCGGCCGCGAATCGGGTTCCGACGCCTGGCGCGCCTATATGCGCCGCCAGACCAACACCGTGAACTACTCGAACGCCCTGCCGCTGGCGCAGGGTGTGGTCTTCGACATCGAGTAAGCCATGGACACGCTTCAGCAACCGGCGGGGTTCATCCCCGCCGACCGCATCGCGGCCATCGAGGTTTCCGAGATTCTGGCGATTGGCGCCCGCGCCAACGCCATGAAGCGCGATGGGAAGCCCGTCATCATCCTGGGCGCGGGCGAGCCCGATTTCGACACGCCCGACCATGTGAAACAGGCCGCCTGCGATGCCATCATGGCAGGCGCCACGAAATACACCAACCTTGACGGCACGCCCGAGCTGAAAGCCGCCATCAAGGGCAAGTTCGCCCGCGAAAACGGCATCGACTACGCGCTTGATGAAATCACCGTGGCGACCGGGGCCAAGCAGATCCTGTTCAACGCGATGATGGCGTCGCTGAACGCGGGGGACGAGGTGATCATCCCCGTTCCCTGCTGGACCAGCTATATCGACATCGTGAAGATCGCCGGCGGCACGCCGGTGATCGTGGAAACCGCCGCCGCCGACGGGTTCAAGCTGACCGCCGCCGCGCTGGGGGCTGCGATCACGCCGCGCACCAAATGGGTGCTGCTGAACTCGCCGTCCAACCCCACCGGCGCGGCCTATTCCGAAGCGGATTATCGCCCGCTGCTGGATCTGTTGCTGGACCATCCGCAGGTGTGGCTGCTGGTGGACGACATGTATGAACATATCGTCTACGACAACTTCCGCTTTGTCACCCCCGTCCAGCTGGAACCCCGGCTGAAGGACCGCACCCTGACCTGCAACGGCGTGTCCAAGGCCTATGCCATGACCGGCTGGCGCATCGGCTATGCCGGTGGCCCCAAAGGGCTGATCAAGGGCATGGCCGTGGTGCAAAGCCAGGCGACCAGCTGCCCGTCGTCGGTCAGCCAGGCGGCCTCGGTCGCGGCGCTGAACGGGCCGCAGGATTTCCTGCTGGACCGCAAGGACAGCTTCCGCCGCCGCCGCGATCTGGTGGTGGATGCGCTGAACGCGATCCCCGGCATCACCTGCCGCCGGCCCGAAGGCGCGTTCTACACCTATGCCGAATGCGGCGGGGTGCTGGGCAAGCGCACGCCCGATGGAAAGGTGCTGGAAACCGACCGCGACTTCTGCG
The Gemmobacter sp. DNA segment above includes these coding regions:
- a CDS encoding VOC family protein, whose translation is MAKAIHSMIRVLDEARSLAFYRTAFGLDVAERLDFPDFTLVYLSNAESTFELELTINKGRTDAYELGDGYGHLAVSVTDLAAEHARLTAAGLEPRKLVDFAPGGTVIARFFFIADPDGYQIEVLERAGRYL
- the mdoH gene encoding glucans biosynthesis glucosyltransferase MdoH is translated as MSTTGPGLRVIIIRTVLLSLSIGLGLVGFGLFLRYGAADGLDPMDWVRSTLIFVSTFWLAWGAVQALAGLTTRPPKVPRTEGDLASRAVVLMPVYNEEPEITFARVAAIDASLRATGQGDRFHLAILSDTRDENVAAAERRWFQRLLDETAGDGRIFYRRRENNRGRKAGNIEEFFTRSGAAYDFAVILDADSLMEGETLVELVRRMEAAPDVGLIQTLPVIVNAKSRFSRIQQFSAAFYSPIFCRGLAMMQGRTGPFWGHNAIVRVRAFAESCGLPELRGRPPFGGHILSHDYVEAALLARAGWTVRVDEDLSGSYEETPENMVLHARRDRRWCQGNLQHSRLLLAPGLKPWSRFVFLQGILSYLSPVFWLAFLLASIFSPLFAPPIDYFPIRGWSFPVIPVSEASKALVLAVMVFGLLFLPKLLILLDAAIRGRARSFGGAMAATGSVLSELLFSAIAAPVFLMFNTRSVFQVVAGIDGGWPAQSRGDGSLTLTEAWAAGHWIVTTGVLGIGLAVWLSPALVIWLLPVMLPMALAPLVLWWSSRPGDPGRYLTPPETATPAILTLHRGWLVRWGALPESVAA
- a CDS encoding pyridoxal phosphate-dependent aminotransferase, producing the protein MDTLQQPAGFIPADRIAAIEVSEILAIGARANAMKRDGKPVIILGAGEPDFDTPDHVKQAACDAIMAGATKYTNLDGTPELKAAIKGKFARENGIDYALDEITVATGAKQILFNAMMASLNAGDEVIIPVPCWTSYIDIVKIAGGTPVIVETAAADGFKLTAAALGAAITPRTKWVLLNSPSNPTGAAYSEADYRPLLDLLLDHPQVWLLVDDMYEHIVYDNFRFVTPVQLEPRLKDRTLTCNGVSKAYAMTGWRIGYAGGPKGLIKGMAVVQSQATSCPSSVSQAASVAALNGPQDFLLDRKDSFRRRRDLVVDALNAIPGITCRRPEGAFYTYAECGGVLGKRTPDGKVLETDRDFCAWLLETAHVAVVPGAAFLASPCFRISYATSEAELTEAMARITRACATLQG
- a CDS encoding glucan biosynthesis protein G, which codes for MTTVDPSIARLSRRQLLATAAALSAVVPLTAFAQQSGIAPAAPQQFSFDLLTEEMRQIATLPYQAAPNAQGLLADLDYDDYRLVSFRPDRMRWQADNAGWSLAAFPMGWLFKEPVILYEVVGAEARELRFSTEDFEYLNDLATRVPPMTELPGVAGFRLHHPLNRPDVMDEVVAFIGASYFRALGRGSAYGASARGLAVNTATARGEEFPRFSRFYIERGTSPDSITIYARLNSPSVTGAYRFVLFPGADTVMEVTARLFFRADVQELGIAPLTSMFMFSEKNRAEFDDFRPNVHDSDGLRIVRADGQVIWRPLNNPPRLTGSYFPEAAPRRFGLHQRDRRFESYQDTEAQYHLRPSVDVEPMGDWGKGFVRLVEIPSESEANDNIVAYWLPETPAKAGDAREFAYRLHWGDLPLDPASRLAHVVETRAGHGGVAGGPAQENERKFVIDFGGGVLGTLGADARLDPTISVSNGQVLETVLQHIPETGAWRLVIDVSAERDAVVELSAHLVGYGRRVTETWLYQWINAQ
- a CDS encoding VOC family protein, with amino-acid sequence MPKPHVSADVIRSRFSAAMSAMYRNEVPAYGTLMDLVGQVNARVLAADPAEAARLAANDDLARISEERHGAIRVGTAQELFTIRRLFAVMGMFPVGYYDLSEAGVPVHSTAFRPVGEAALKVNPFRVFTSLLRLELIGDEALRAEAGAILAERQIFTPGCLDLIARAEAEGGLSDADATRFVAEALETFRWQPRANVSVEMYKRLHDAHRLIADVVSFKGPHINHLTPRTLDIDAVQQLMPAHGITPKAVVEGPPTRKCPILLRQTSFKALEEPVDFRIADGWAQGSHTARFGEIEQRGIALTPRGRALYDKLLTDSRKVARPAADGSNAGDYRDALSATFADFPDDWDSLRRDGLGYFTYSLTDKGLASQGADTDDIEALLAKGLVRFDPVVYEDFLPVSAAGIFQSNLGDGAAQDFVASPNQQRFESDLGAAVLNEFAHYAAIESASRQACLRALSARRAG
- the pobA gene encoding 4-hydroxybenzoate 3-monooxygenase, producing the protein MRHQVCIIGGGPAGLLLSVLLHRAGIDAVVLERKSRDYVLARIRAGVLEQGLCDLLRQAGVGTRLDHEGQVHDGTLIAAHGQRIHIDFRGLTGKAVTIYGQTEVTRDLYAELDRIGAPVIHGAEEVQIHGADTDAPHVTFRQGGQGRRIDCGHIAGCDGFHGVSRQTIPAAIRQEYEHVYPFGWLGILSETAPVHPELVYAGHERGFALCSMRNPHLSRHYLQVPLTDRPEDWTDDAFWDELRRRLPPDLADGLETGPSIEKSVAPLRSFISEPMRWGRLFLAGDAAHIVPPTGAKGLNLAASDVHYLSRALIAHRQGDDSLLDSYSATALARVWKASRFSWQMTRMLHRFPDEGPFLARMQAAETGWLAGSRAGQTALAENYVGLPW
- a CDS encoding aldehyde dehydrogenase family protein, encoding MTKNLTVSQEAAEILARLGVDKAAYTGGTLASFSPVTGEQIAALPVASVADVSKAVDLAHEAFKTWRLVPAPRRGELIRLLGEELRAAKADLGRLVSIEAGKIISEGLGEVQEMIDICDFAVGLSRQLYGLTIATERPGHRMMETWHPLGVVGVISAFNFPVAVWSWNSALALVCGNPVVWKPSEKTPLTALASQAIFDRAAKRFGEVPAGLSQVLIGAGEVGNALVENHKVPLISATGSTRMGRIVGPKVAGRFGRSILELGGNNAGIVTPSADLDMALRAIAFGAMGTAGQRCTTMRRLFVHESVYDKLVPRLKKAYTSVSIGNPLSSNALVGPLVDKLAFDAMNGALEASKAVGGVVTGGERAAVEGDKAYYVRPAIVELPDHKGPVLEETFAPILYVMKYSDFDTVLDQHNAVGAGLSSSIFTTDLREMETFLSARGSDCGIANVNIGTSGAEIGGAFGGEKETGGGRESGSDAWRAYMRRQTNTVNYSNALPLAQGVVFDIE
- a CDS encoding LysR family transcriptional regulator, with protein sequence MAMRRALLPDMGLLQTFECAARHGNFSRAAEELNLTQSAVSRQVRELEEQTGLSLFERIRKRVVLSDAGASLLPEVRELLAGAERLMLGARSVGPRARRLRVATLPTFGSRWLVPRLGQFLARHPDVVLTLESRDRPFSFQDEAVDLVIHYGQPVWPGGVATFLCSELVVPVASRAVAADLSAGGAPDLAGAHLLHLTGRPGLWSQWCERFGHQGGDPWRGTRFDQFQMIIAAVQAGLGVGLLPSYLIEQETQRGDLVQLFDQPMPTETSYYIILPEGHQTNPAAQDFQNWLLEQPGRP